The proteins below come from a single Aegilops tauschii subsp. strangulata cultivar AL8/78 chromosome 6, Aet v6.0, whole genome shotgun sequence genomic window:
- the LOC109777990 gene encoding (E)-beta-caryophyllene synthase-like has product MAPAANGSHEEEVVADLHKPRPYTPSPWGDFFLNHNPCTQSQCLAMKHMATIKKERVRKIILDTKSSSDLVVKMELIDTLERIGVAYHYREDINEILCDMHGDGQGIGDDLHMRAMRFYLLRKHGYHTSQDVFLKFRDDQGNFASNDLDSLLALYNAAYLRVRGEEVLDDAVVFTKSRLQCMLEHLDPRLVEEVQCTLETPHFRRVERVETRRYIPVYEKKATRDEHILEFSKLDFNILQTLYCQELKALTIWWKDFQAQTDLQFARDRMVEIHFWMLGVVYEPQYSYSRIMLTKLVIFVSLFDDLYDNYSTTEESNIFTAALERWDEEAVEQFPAYLKALYINILNTTNVIDEELKHQKNMHTGLAKKMVIDIAKSYHAEVKWRDEHYIPTSVEEHLQISVRTSACMQIISLVFISMGDITTSEVLEWASTYPKIIECVCIVGRIGNDMVSHEREQLSEHVASTVQTCTKEHGIMVVEANEKLKVIIEEAWMDIVHECLHREYPMTLLEKATDLARTMDFMYKREDAYTLSFSLKDTLTSLYVNFI; this is encoded by the exons ATGGCTCCTGCAGCTAATGGCTCACACGAGGAGGAGGTTGTGGCTGACCTGCACAAGCCCCGGCCTTACACCCCCAGCCCCTGGGGTGACTTCTTCCTCAACCACAACCCATGCACTCAATCACAG TGTTTGGCTATGAAGCACATGGCAACTATCAAGAAGGAACGAGTGAGAAAGATCATCTTGGATACCAAATCTTCCTCCGATTTAGTTGTGAAGATGGAGCTTATTGACACACTGGAACGAATAGGTGTGGCCTATCACTACCGCGAAGATATCAATGAAATACTATGTGACATGCACGGTGATGGACAAGGCATTGGTGACGACCTCCATATGAGAGCGATGCGGTTCTACTTGTTGAGGAAGCATGGGTACCACACCTCTCAGG ATGTGTTTCTGAAGTTCAGAGATGACCAAGGAAACTTTGCTAGCAATGATCTGGACTCGTTATTGGCATTGTATAATGCAGCGTATCTTAGGGTTCGTGGGGAAGAAGTGCTTGATGACGCAGTTGTTTTCACCAAGAGCCGTCTACAATGTATGTTGGAACATCTAGACCCGCGGTTGGTAGAAGAGGTCCAGTGTACATTGGAAACACCCCATTTCAGGAGAGTCGAAAGAGTGGAAACGAGACGTTACATCCCGGTGTATGAGAAGAAGGCTACTCGAGATGAGCACATATTAGAATTTTCTAAGTTGGACTTCAACATTTTGCAAACTCTTTATTGCCAGGAGTTGAAAGCTCTTACGAT TTGGTGGAAAGACTTTCAAGCACAGACAGATCTACAGTTTGCACGAGATAGAATGGTGGAGATTCATTTTTGGATGCTTGGAGTTGTCTATGAGCCGCAATATTCCTACTCACGTATAATGTTGACAAAATTGGTCATATTTGTGTCATTATTTGATGACCTCTATGATAACTATAGCACCACTGAAGAAAGCAACATCTTCACCGCAGCCTTGGAAAG GTGGGATGAAGAAGCCGTGGAACAATTCCCAGCATACTTGAAGGCATTATACATCAATATACTTAACACTACAAATGTTATTGATGAAGAGTTGAAGCATCAGAAAAACATGCATACTGGATTGGCAAAAAAAATG GTAATTGACATTGCCAAAAGCTATCACGCGGAGGTGAAATGGCGGGATGAGCACTACATACCAACTAGTGTTGAAGAGCATCTACAAATTTCAGTGCGCACCAGCGCTTGTATGCAAATAATAAGCCTTGTGTTCATCTCAATGGGTGATATAACTACAAGCGAGGTTCTTGAGTGGGCTTCTACCTATCCAAAAATTATCGAATGTGTATGTATTGTCGGGCGTATTGGCAATGACATGGTGTCACATGAG CGCGAGCAACTATCAGAGCATGTGGCATCCACAGTACAAACTTGTACAAAAGAGCATGGGATCATGGTGGTAGAAGCCAATGAGAAGCTTAAGGTAATAATTGAAGAAGCATGGATGGACATAGTCCACGAATGCCTCCATAGAGAATATCCAATGACACTTCTAGAGAAGGCGACTGATCTTGCCCGGACAATGGATTTCATGTACAAGCGTGAAGATGCATACACCCTATCGTTTAGTCTCAAAGACACCTTAACTTCACTTTATGTGAATTTCATATGA
- the LOC109777989 gene encoding uncharacterized protein, with product MATATKDPCPCVLIAPQIEADDGTLTTAGLYRWEEGQGVATLVVDAMPDYRSFHPDTEAAHDLAHCDGLLLVPTDAAVRVLNPATGRAFGLGCDPRSGAYMVVRIFYRSLDEVELYAGGCTYTYSLGAEVLTLTAGGTDQCWRETAAPPPCPVIPGRTATFFKGSLLFTPHERVLDGGEAPGFVRFSLEDNDEPFGVVPGPPCEKRIDYAASSMAELRGELWLCVGSPRPGMGSVEMWACGGDLTGARWDRRHVVEACVFRGNRSLRPMTASAGAILLRAGPSYLWRYRRRGCEPGYGDLVDTRYLKYHHPDNDAGTVVVEYPMKTVLAVDVVPYVPSLVPI from the exons atggcgacggcgacgaagGATCCGTGCCCGTGCGTGCTCATCGCGCCGCAGATCGAGGCCGACGACGGCACGCTCACCACCGCCGGGCTCTACCGCTGGGAGGAGGGCCAGGGCGTCGCCACCCTCGTGGTGGATGCCATGCCCGACTACCGCTCCTTCCACCCCGACACGGAAGCGGCGCACGACCTCGCGCACTGCGACGGGCTGCTGCTGGTGCCCACCGACGCCGCCGTGCGCGTGCTCAACCCGGCCACGGGCCGC GCGTTCGGCCTCGGCTGCGACCCTCGCTCGGGAGCCTACATGGTCGTCCGCATCTTTTACCGCTCCCTGGACGAGGTCGAGCTCTACGCCGGCGGCTGCACCTACACCTACTCCCTCGGGGCAGAGGTGCTCACCCTCACAGCCGGGGGGACGGACCAGTGCTggcgcgagacggcggcgccacctCCGTGCCCCGTCATACCAGGGCGCACTGCGACATTCTTCAAGGGCTCGCTCCTCTTCACCCCCCACGAGCGGGTCCTCGACGGCGGTGAGGCGCCGGGCTTCGTGCGCTTCAGCCTGGAGGACAACGACGAGCCGTTCGGCGTCGTCCCGGGGCCTCCCTGCGAGAAGAGGATCGACTACGCGGCGTCGAGCATGGCGGAGCTGCGCGGGGAGTTGTGGCTGTGCGTGGGCAGCCCGAGGCCCGGCATGGGGTCGGTGGAGATGTGGGCATGCGGCGGCGACCTGACCGGAGCCCGGTGGGACCGGCGTCACGTCGTCGAGGCCTGTGTTTTCCGTGGCAACCGATCTCTTCGTCCGATGACTGCGTCGGCCGGCGCCATACTTCTGCGCGCCGGACCGTCGTATCTCTGGCGCTACCGTCGACGTGGTTGTGAGCCGGGTTATGGTGATCTTGTCGACACGCGGTATCTCAAGTATCACCATCCCGACAACGACGCGGGCACGGTGGTCGTTGAGTACCCAATGAAAACAGTCCTTGCCGTTGATGTAGTTCCATATGTTCCTAGCCTAGTTCCAATCTAG